Proteins encoded in a region of the Pseudomonas sp. PDNC002 genome:
- a CDS encoding TonB-dependent receptor gives MQSQHRGTSVRPQFNGRRSALAIGIASVIAALAFNAQAGEASSDNQSAESAPTLKAVTVTATRREESLQKVPVAVSVIDGEQLERDNRNNVSSIVQQVPTLNFRTGASNKDTSLFVRGVGTISTSPGVEPSVSTVIDGVVLGRPGQATLDLLDVERIEVLRGPQGTLFGKNASAGVLNVVTREVPDETTGYIDYSHFGGGNENRTRFGIGGTLIPGKLKASVTTLVGSYDGNVDNVYNGHEVNGYNRAGARTKFELTPNDDLKVTLIADYMKGNDDGPSGVITQSSSAAFTNALRPVTPDSDNRKINSDYRTHVDDTNKGLSAQLDWSLGDYTLTSISAWRGWDNTQWQDGDRLSQVTASIPSSHDKGELNYDQYSQELRLASPKGEFLEYVGGLYYMHAVDDETYRRVVTSTTTQNTGVADYSTRSDTYAVFGESTLNFTEDFRGIAGLRYTHDDLEYDHRRRSTSATAVTGIQPSTSSSGSTDEDGWSGRLGLQYDLSEQLTSYVTYSRGYKGPAYNVFFNMQPRDTDALKPETSNSWEVGLKATALDNRLTANLAVFHTVYDNYQANFYDTVAGQVVTRLINAGKVKTEGAELDFSYQATRQLKLSGALAYTKARVDSFACPPGAASSCNVNGKPLPFTPDWKSYVRADYSIPLDNGLDVELGTDYSWQDKVQYDLSQNPDTIQGAYGLWNASIALADYNDGWRVALLGKNLTDKSYSPLLASGGSYIYRMVPRDDGRYFGVELRKDF, from the coding sequence ATGCAATCGCAACATCGGGGGACGTCTGTGCGTCCGCAATTCAACGGCCGGCGCAGCGCGCTGGCCATCGGTATCGCCAGCGTGATCGCCGCGCTGGCCTTCAACGCCCAGGCTGGCGAAGCCAGTAGTGACAATCAGAGCGCCGAATCTGCACCGACCCTGAAAGCCGTGACCGTCACCGCGACCCGCCGCGAAGAGTCGCTGCAGAAGGTGCCGGTGGCCGTCTCGGTAATCGACGGTGAGCAACTGGAGCGCGACAACCGCAACAACGTGTCGAGCATCGTCCAGCAGGTGCCGACCCTGAACTTCCGCACTGGCGCCTCGAACAAGGACACCTCGCTGTTCGTTCGTGGCGTGGGCACCATTTCCACCTCCCCCGGCGTCGAGCCGAGCGTTTCCACCGTGATCGACGGCGTGGTGCTCGGCCGCCCCGGCCAGGCGACGCTGGACCTCCTCGATGTCGAGCGCATCGAGGTGCTGCGCGGCCCTCAAGGAACGTTGTTCGGCAAGAATGCCTCGGCCGGCGTGCTCAACGTGGTGACCCGCGAAGTGCCGGACGAAACCACCGGCTACATCGACTACTCGCATTTTGGCGGCGGCAACGAGAACCGCACCCGCTTCGGCATCGGCGGCACGCTGATTCCCGGCAAGCTCAAGGCCAGTGTCACCACCCTGGTGGGCAGCTACGACGGTAACGTCGACAACGTCTACAACGGCCACGAAGTGAACGGCTACAACCGCGCCGGCGCACGCACCAAGTTCGAGTTGACCCCCAACGACGACCTCAAGGTCACGCTGATCGCCGATTACATGAAGGGCAACGACGACGGTCCCAGCGGCGTGATCACCCAGAGCAGCAGCGCGGCTTTCACCAACGCGCTGCGCCCGGTGACGCCGGACAGCGACAACCGCAAGATCAACAGCGATTACCGCACCCACGTCGACGACACCAACAAGGGCTTGTCGGCGCAGCTGGACTGGAGCCTGGGCGACTACACCCTGACTTCCATCAGCGCGTGGCGCGGTTGGGACAATACCCAGTGGCAGGATGGCGACCGCCTTTCGCAGGTCACCGCGAGCATTCCCAGCTCCCACGACAAGGGCGAGCTGAACTACGACCAGTACTCCCAGGAACTGCGCCTGGCCTCGCCCAAGGGGGAGTTCCTCGAGTACGTCGGTGGCCTGTACTACATGCATGCCGTGGACGACGAGACCTACCGCCGCGTGGTGACCTCCACCACCACGCAGAACACCGGCGTGGCGGACTACAGCACGCGCAGCGACACCTACGCGGTATTCGGCGAGAGCACGCTGAACTTCACCGAAGACTTCCGTGGCATCGCTGGCCTGCGCTACACCCATGACGATCTGGAGTACGACCATCGCCGGCGCTCCACCTCGGCCACGGCGGTGACCGGAATCCAGCCGTCCACGTCCAGTTCCGGGTCCACCGACGAGGACGGTTGGTCCGGCCGCCTCGGCCTGCAGTACGACCTCAGTGAGCAGCTCACCAGCTACGTCACCTACTCGCGCGGCTACAAAGGCCCGGCGTACAACGTGTTCTTCAATATGCAGCCGCGCGATACCGACGCGCTCAAGCCGGAAACTTCCAACTCCTGGGAAGTCGGCCTGAAAGCCACCGCGCTGGACAATCGCCTGACCGCCAACCTGGCGGTGTTCCACACGGTTTACGACAACTACCAGGCGAACTTCTACGACACCGTCGCCGGCCAGGTGGTGACCCGGCTGATCAACGCCGGCAAGGTGAAGACCGAAGGCGCCGAGCTGGACTTCAGCTACCAAGCCACCCGCCAGCTGAAGCTCTCCGGCGCCCTCGCCTACACCAAGGCCCGGGTCGACAGCTTCGCCTGCCCGCCGGGTGCGGCGTCGAGCTGCAACGTCAACGGCAAGCCCCTGCCCTTCACTCCGGACTGGAAGAGCTATGTGCGCGCCGACTACAGCATCCCGCTGGACAACGGCCTGGATGTGGAACTGGGCACCGACTACAGCTGGCAGGACAAGGTGCAGTACGACCTGAGCCAGAACCCCGACACCATCCAGGGCGCCTATGGCCTGTGGAACGCCAGCATCGCCCTGGCCGACTACAACGACGGCTGGCGCGTCGCCCTGCTGGGCAAGAACCTCACCGACAAGTCCTACTCGCCGCTGCTGGCGAGCGGCGGCAGCTACATCTACCGCATGGTGCCGCGTGACGATGGGCGCTACTTCGGCGTGGAACTGCGCAAGGACTTCTGA
- a CDS encoding LLM class flavin-dependent oxidoreductase — MTRTLSLGAFLMATGHHVAAWRHPDVPADGGLDFPLYKRLAQIAEAAKFDAVFVADSVAAPTANIASRMARSDHFEPLTLLSALAAVTERIGLVATVTTSYNEPYHVARKFASLDHLSGGRSGWNLVTSDAAAEALNFNRQEHFGHAERYARAREFHEVVTGLWDSWEDDAFTRDKASGQYYDPAKLHVLNHEGEHFRVQGPLNVARSPQGRPVIVQAGSSETGRELAAQTAEVVFTAQTSLAAARDFYSDLKGRLGKFGRTPDELKIMPGVFVVVGQSQSEAQEKFEEFQELVEPQVGVALLSRMLGNFDLSAYPLDGPLPELPLTDSGQRSRQLLLTELAGRENLTLAQLGRRIAGGRGHYSLIGTPAQITDELQAWFEGGAADGFNVLVPHLPGGLEDVANFVVPELQRRGLFRRDYSGSTLRDHLGLKRPANRYTI; from the coding sequence ATGACACGAACCCTTTCCCTCGGCGCCTTTCTCATGGCCACCGGTCACCACGTCGCCGCGTGGCGCCACCCGGATGTCCCGGCTGACGGCGGCCTCGACTTCCCACTGTACAAACGTCTGGCGCAGATAGCCGAGGCGGCGAAATTCGATGCCGTTTTCGTTGCCGACAGCGTGGCCGCGCCCACGGCGAACATCGCCAGCCGCATGGCCCGCTCCGATCACTTCGAGCCGCTGACGCTGCTCTCGGCGCTGGCGGCGGTGACCGAGCGCATCGGCCTGGTTGCCACCGTGACCACCAGCTACAACGAGCCCTACCATGTGGCGCGAAAGTTCGCCTCGCTCGACCACCTTTCCGGCGGTCGCTCAGGCTGGAACCTGGTGACCTCCGATGCCGCCGCCGAGGCGCTGAACTTCAACCGCCAGGAACACTTCGGCCACGCCGAGCGTTACGCCCGTGCACGGGAATTCCACGAAGTGGTCACCGGCCTGTGGGACAGCTGGGAAGACGACGCCTTTACCCGTGACAAGGCCAGCGGTCAGTACTACGACCCGGCCAAGCTGCACGTGCTGAACCACGAAGGCGAACACTTCCGCGTGCAAGGCCCGCTGAACGTCGCGCGTTCGCCCCAGGGGCGCCCGGTGATCGTCCAGGCCGGCAGTTCCGAGACCGGCCGCGAGCTGGCCGCACAGACCGCCGAAGTGGTGTTCACCGCGCAGACCTCGCTGGCCGCCGCCCGCGACTTCTACAGCGACCTGAAGGGCCGCCTGGGCAAGTTCGGCCGCACGCCGGATGAGCTGAAAATCATGCCCGGCGTGTTCGTGGTGGTCGGCCAGAGCCAGAGCGAAGCGCAGGAGAAGTTCGAGGAATTCCAGGAGCTGGTGGAGCCGCAGGTCGGCGTCGCCCTGCTCTCGCGCATGCTCGGTAACTTCGACCTCTCCGCCTACCCGTTGGACGGCCCGCTACCCGAGCTGCCGCTGACCGACAGCGGCCAGCGCAGCCGCCAGCTGCTGCTCACCGAGCTGGCCGGGCGCGAGAACCTCACCCTCGCCCAGCTTGGCCGGCGCATCGCCGGTGGTCGCGGGCACTACAGCCTGATCGGCACGCCGGCGCAGATCACCGACGAGCTCCAGGCCTGGTTCGAAGGCGGCGCCGCCGACGGCTTCAACGTACTGGTGCCGCATCTGCCGGGCGGGCTGGAAGATGTCGCCAACTTCGTGGTGCCGGAACTGCAACGTCGCGGACTGTTCCGTCGCGACTACAGCGGCAGCACCCTGCGCGACCACCTCGGGCTCAAGCGCCCGGCCAATCGCTACACGATCTGA
- the mgrA gene encoding L-glyceraldehyde 3-phosphate reductase encodes MTYLAHPDRYQRVPYRRVGRSGLVLPALSLGLWHNFGDSAPLDRQRALLRTAFDLGINHFDLANNYGPPYGSAEINFGRLLREDFAAYRDELIISTKAGWDMWPGPYGQGGSSRKYLLSSLDQSLQRLGVDYVDIFYSHRFDPDTPLEETAGALASAVQQGKALYVGISSYSAGKTAELAALLKEWKVPLLIHQPAYNLFNRWVEKDLLATTDELGTGVIAFTPLAQGLLTDRYLNGVPADARVNQPGGASLRPEHLSDDNLRRARALNEIAQRRGQSLAQLALAWVLRDARVTSALIGASRPEQIVENVAALDNLAFSAEELAEIDRHAVEGGINLWEKPSHDWKE; translated from the coding sequence ATGACCTACCTCGCCCACCCCGACCGCTACCAGCGCGTCCCCTATCGCCGCGTCGGCCGCAGCGGCCTGGTGCTGCCTGCCCTCTCCCTCGGCCTGTGGCACAACTTCGGCGACAGCGCGCCGCTGGACCGCCAGCGCGCCCTGCTGCGCACCGCTTTCGACCTGGGCATCAACCACTTCGACCTGGCCAACAACTACGGCCCGCCCTACGGCAGCGCCGAGATCAACTTCGGTCGCCTGCTGCGCGAGGACTTCGCCGCCTACCGCGATGAGCTGATCATCTCCACCAAGGCCGGCTGGGACATGTGGCCCGGCCCCTACGGCCAGGGCGGCAGCTCGCGCAAGTACCTGCTGTCCAGCCTCGACCAGAGCCTGCAACGCCTGGGCGTGGACTACGTGGACATCTTCTACTCGCACCGCTTCGACCCGGACACGCCGCTGGAGGAAACCGCCGGCGCACTGGCCAGCGCCGTGCAGCAGGGCAAGGCGCTATACGTGGGCATCTCCTCCTACTCCGCCGGCAAGACTGCCGAACTGGCCGCGTTGCTGAAAGAATGGAAAGTACCGCTGCTGATCCACCAGCCGGCCTACAACCTGTTCAACCGCTGGGTGGAAAAGGACCTGCTGGCCACTACCGACGAGCTGGGCACCGGCGTCATCGCCTTCACTCCGCTGGCCCAGGGACTGCTGACTGACCGCTACCTGAATGGCGTGCCGGCTGATGCGCGAGTCAACCAGCCGGGCGGCGCGTCGTTGCGGCCGGAACATCTGTCCGACGACAACCTGCGCCGCGCCCGCGCGCTGAACGAGATCGCCCAGCGTCGCGGCCAGAGCCTGGCGCAACTGGCGCTGGCCTGGGTGCTGCGTGACGCTCGCGTGACGTCCGCGCTGATCGGTGCGAGCCGCCCGGAGCAGATCGTCGAGAACGTCGCCGCCCTGGACAACCTCGCCTTCAGCGCAGAAGAACTGGCGGAGATCGATCGCCATGCGGTGGAGGGCGGGATCAACCTCTGGGAAAAACCCTCCCACGACTGGAAGGAATGA
- a CDS encoding sulfonate ABC transporter substrate-binding protein: MNPLHRLLAGLLLLVAGVAQAQDPAQLRIGYQKASVSLVLAKEHGLLEQRFPQTQIQWIEFPAGPQMLEALNVGSLDLGSTGDIPPIFAQAAGADLLYVGVEPPKPQAETVVVPKDSPIHSVAELKGKRVAFQKGSSSHNLLLRLLQQAGLTLRDIQPLYLTPADARAAFESGKVDAWAIWDPWYSALLLGGNARLLADGSEVGLSGPFYLSSREYAGANPEFIRQVLDSLNQAEALTRSDEAGSVAIMARVTGLSPEVIAETFKHRPSSPIRPLDDADIAAQQRTADLFLAERILPRAVDISAARWKP; the protein is encoded by the coding sequence GTGAACCCGCTTCATCGACTGCTCGCCGGGTTGCTGCTGCTTGTGGCCGGCGTCGCCCAGGCGCAGGACCCGGCGCAACTGCGTATCGGCTATCAGAAAGCCTCGGTCAGCCTGGTGCTGGCCAAGGAACATGGCCTACTGGAACAGCGCTTCCCGCAGACGCAGATCCAGTGGATCGAATTCCCCGCCGGCCCGCAGATGCTCGAAGCGCTGAACGTCGGCAGCCTGGACCTGGGCTCCACCGGCGACATCCCGCCGATCTTCGCCCAGGCCGCCGGGGCCGACCTGCTCTATGTCGGCGTCGAGCCACCCAAGCCACAGGCGGAAACCGTGGTGGTGCCCAAGGACAGTCCGATCCACAGCGTGGCTGAACTCAAGGGCAAACGCGTGGCCTTCCAGAAAGGCTCCAGCTCGCACAACCTGCTGCTGCGCCTGTTGCAGCAGGCCGGCCTGACCCTGCGCGATATCCAGCCGCTGTACCTGACGCCGGCCGATGCCCGAGCCGCCTTCGAGAGTGGCAAGGTGGACGCCTGGGCGATCTGGGACCCTTGGTACTCGGCGCTACTGCTGGGCGGCAACGCGCGGCTCTTGGCGGATGGTTCCGAGGTTGGGCTGAGCGGGCCGTTCTACCTGTCCAGCCGTGAGTACGCTGGAGCGAATCCCGAGTTCATCCGCCAAGTGCTGGACAGTCTCAACCAGGCCGAAGCCCTGACCCGCAGCGACGAAGCTGGCAGCGTGGCGATCATGGCGCGTGTCACCGGTCTCTCCCCGGAAGTGATCGCGGAGACCTTCAAGCACCGCCCTTCTTCACCGATCCGGCCGCTGGACGATGCCGACATCGCTGCACAGCAGCGCACCGCCGACCTGTTCCTGGCCGAACGCATCCTGCCGCGCGCCGTCGACATCAGCGCCGCCCGCTGGAAGCCCTGA
- a CDS encoding ABC transporter substrate-binding protein — protein sequence MKKLTAVTALALAVLSGLAHADRLDDIKKAGVLRVAAFDSNPPFGFVDAKSKQIEGLDVDYAKALADKLGVKLQVLPTNPANRIPLLTANKVDLVLANFTITPERAEQVDFSIPYFSSGQQFIVKKGTLSSPDQLNKWRVGVDKGTVNEGVLREKFPGAKVIAYDDTPFAFTALRNGQVQAITQDGPKLIGLLANVPDKDKYEVPPFTISNDLIGVGIPKGEKALAEFVNQSLTELEAQGQAQKIYDTWFGPDTKTPLARLYKIGDKS from the coding sequence ATGAAGAAACTCACTGCCGTTACCGCCCTCGCCCTGGCCGTCCTCTCCGGACTGGCCCACGCCGACCGCCTGGACGACATCAAGAAGGCCGGCGTGCTGCGCGTCGCCGCCTTCGACAGCAACCCGCCGTTCGGCTTCGTCGATGCCAAGAGCAAGCAGATCGAAGGCCTCGACGTCGATTACGCCAAGGCCCTGGCCGACAAGCTCGGCGTCAAGCTGCAGGTACTGCCGACCAACCCGGCCAACCGTATTCCGCTGCTGACCGCCAACAAGGTCGACCTGGTGCTGGCCAACTTCACCATCACTCCCGAGCGCGCCGAGCAGGTCGATTTCAGCATCCCCTACTTCTCCTCCGGCCAGCAGTTCATCGTCAAGAAAGGCACCCTGAGCAGCCCCGACCAGCTGAACAAATGGCGCGTCGGCGTCGACAAGGGCACCGTCAACGAAGGCGTGCTGCGCGAGAAATTCCCCGGCGCCAAGGTCATCGCCTACGACGACACGCCGTTCGCCTTCACCGCCCTGCGCAACGGCCAGGTCCAGGCCATCACCCAGGACGGCCCGAAACTGATCGGCCTGCTGGCCAACGTGCCGGACAAGGACAAGTACGAAGTGCCGCCCTTCACCATTTCCAACGACCTGATCGGCGTCGGCATTCCCAAGGGCGAGAAGGCCCTGGCCGAGTTCGTCAACCAGAGCCTCACGGAGCTGGAAGCCCAGGGCCAGGCACAGAAAATCTACGACACCTGGTTCGGCCCGGACACCAAGACTCCGCTGGCCCGCCTGTACAAGATCGGCGACAAGAGCTGA
- a CDS encoding amino acid ABC transporter permease, with product MFGELLAPTYLRWLLDGFLLTLGISLFCCILATLLGAPLAIARQAKSRWLSWPARAYLALFRNTPLLVQLFFWYFGVPALLPEELVFWLNSPHELGWLAWPSFEFLAAAWGLTLYTTAFIAEEFRAGIASVRPQQREAGMALGLRPLQVWRWVILPQALRTALPPLMGQYMNALKSSSLAMAIGLAELSYASRQVETQTFKTFQAFGIATLLYIGAIALIEALGQAIQQTRRYRQGA from the coding sequence ATGTTCGGCGAACTGCTCGCCCCGACCTACCTGCGCTGGTTGCTCGACGGCTTCCTACTGACCCTCGGTATTTCCCTGTTCTGCTGCATTCTGGCCACGCTGCTCGGCGCGCCGCTGGCCATCGCCCGGCAGGCGAAGTCGCGCTGGCTGTCATGGCCGGCGCGGGCGTATCTCGCGCTGTTCCGCAACACGCCGCTGCTGGTGCAGCTGTTCTTCTGGTACTTCGGCGTGCCCGCCCTGCTCCCGGAGGAGCTGGTGTTCTGGCTCAACTCGCCCCATGAGCTGGGTTGGCTGGCGTGGCCGTCCTTTGAGTTCCTCGCCGCTGCATGGGGGCTCACGCTCTACACCACGGCGTTCATCGCCGAGGAATTCCGCGCAGGGATCGCCTCGGTGCGCCCGCAACAGCGCGAGGCCGGCATGGCGCTGGGCCTGCGACCGCTGCAGGTGTGGCGCTGGGTGATCCTGCCGCAGGCGCTGCGCACCGCCCTGCCGCCGTTGATGGGCCAGTACATGAATGCGCTGAAGAGCTCCTCGCTGGCCATGGCCATCGGCCTCGCGGAGCTGTCCTATGCCTCGCGCCAGGTCGAGACGCAGACCTTCAAGACCTTCCAGGCGTTCGGCATCGCCACCCTGCTGTACATCGGTGCCATCGCGCTGATCGAGGCGCTGGGCCAGGCGATCCAGCAGACCCGCCGCTATCGCCAGGGGGCCTGA
- a CDS encoding amino acid ABC transporter permease produces MDFSVISDNLSYFLIGAYPDGPLGGAALTVILALASGLASAVIGLALGIALSVLGGKPRLLLVAFLGFFRAIPVLMLIFWVYFLLPIVLHIDVPALGTVVCALSLIGGAYLAHSVHAGIESLPKGQWDAARALGLRPWQVLTLVILPQALPIMLPSFLNQWVSLIKDTSLAYVIGVGELSFVATQVSNRVMVHPTEVFLFVALLYFVLCSALDLAAFLVARLTPNYRKAA; encoded by the coding sequence ATGGATTTCTCGGTGATCTCGGACAACCTGTCCTATTTCCTCATCGGCGCCTACCCGGACGGCCCACTCGGCGGCGCGGCGCTCACGGTGATCCTTGCCCTGGCCTCCGGCCTTGCCTCGGCGGTGATCGGCCTGGCACTGGGTATCGCGTTGTCGGTATTGGGCGGAAAACCGCGCCTGCTGCTGGTGGCGTTCCTCGGTTTCTTCCGCGCCATTCCGGTGCTGATGCTGATCTTCTGGGTCTACTTTCTGCTGCCCATCGTCCTGCACATCGACGTGCCGGCGCTGGGCACGGTGGTCTGCGCACTGTCGCTGATCGGCGGGGCCTATCTCGCGCACTCGGTGCACGCTGGCATCGAAAGCCTGCCCAAGGGTCAGTGGGACGCCGCTCGCGCGCTGGGGCTGCGACCGTGGCAAGTGCTTACGCTGGTGATCCTGCCGCAGGCGCTGCCGATCATGTTGCCGTCATTCCTCAACCAGTGGGTCTCGCTGATCAAGGACACCTCGCTGGCCTACGTGATCGGCGTCGGCGAGCTGTCCTTCGTCGCCACCCAGGTGAGCAACCGGGTGATGGTGCATCCCACGGAGGTCTTCCTGTTCGTCGCCCTGCTCTACTTCGTGCTGTGCTCCGCGCTGGACCTCGCGGCATTTCTGGTCGCGCGGCTGACGCCGAACTATCGCAAGGCCGCTTGA
- a CDS encoding molecular chaperone, which translates to MCSRQLNRALTRLLCLWLALAAGTVRAGVTAESTRVIFASNLNEVAVLLANVNPYPVMVQTWIDDGALDSTPDKAISPFMSLPSVFRLEPGERRSLRIIFTGKQSLPRDRESVFWLNLHEVPPSSVAAGMPAEQQRLVVSMHTQMKVFYRPTKLTMTQPEAAAKLTASWQQNGEKTQLRIDNPSPYFMTLTAVELIAGQQHQSLKGDMVKPESSLVLEAAGHLPGGPVQVEFTWLDDDGNPQKTRATLH; encoded by the coding sequence GTGTGCAGTAGGCAACTCAACCGCGCGCTGACGAGGCTGCTGTGCCTGTGGCTGGCATTGGCGGCGGGAACGGTCCGCGCGGGCGTGACGGCTGAAAGCACGCGGGTGATCTTTGCCTCCAACCTCAACGAGGTGGCGGTGCTGCTGGCCAACGTCAATCCCTATCCGGTGATGGTCCAGACCTGGATCGACGACGGTGCGCTGGACTCCACGCCCGACAAAGCCATCTCGCCATTCATGTCCCTGCCGTCGGTGTTCCGCCTCGAACCCGGCGAGCGCCGCTCCCTGCGGATCATCTTCACGGGGAAACAATCCCTGCCCAGGGATCGCGAGTCAGTGTTCTGGCTCAACCTGCACGAGGTGCCGCCCTCGTCGGTGGCCGCCGGCATGCCTGCCGAGCAGCAGCGCCTGGTCGTCTCGATGCACACGCAGATGAAGGTTTTCTATCGCCCGACGAAACTGACCATGACCCAGCCGGAAGCCGCCGCCAAGCTCACTGCGAGCTGGCAGCAGAACGGCGAAAAGACACAACTGCGGATCGACAATCCCTCGCCGTACTTCATGACCCTTACCGCTGTCGAGCTGATCGCGGGGCAACAGCACCAGTCATTGAAGGGGGACATGGTCAAGCCGGAGAGCAGCCTTGTGCTTGAAGCAGCAGGCCACCTGCCGGGCGGACCAGTCCAGGTGGAGTTCACCTGGCTGGACGACGATGGCAATCCGCAGAAGACGCGTGCCACCCTGCACTGA
- a CDS encoding fimbrial protein — protein MQFGRSGGYDPETTFWRCLPSDAISEEYSMHGHLYPYGFLVPGYGGNVYSTMWADVGIRITNLGNNQPYTKFYQQRPIDTSVLDKDDRGYVLVKAKNLSAVRVELIRINPTDNSNMGYEDKAAGAYDMQTYPLAYVIFSGPGTSGYSPNVGVDSTGDTTGFPGYAWIGSIGLYGNISVRRTATCSITNVTPVVVFAPILLGELNSGGSRTQPFTIESNCQAGAITNTAVADSSYGKFTYNSTVYTCSSGMAYSWLNSNTGMCLSNSGTALGILPASANSIAQAQALNLKSAGGGLTYLLSDNYGLSSDVATGVGIQILRKNVPINLLSSSNSAAAATEVAANNAGWYRLVDSGTSSLGGNKYSEVFQATLKKLPGVTVTPGKISATGRVLIRVQ, from the coding sequence GTGCAGTTCGGCCGCTCGGGCGGCTACGACCCGGAAACCACCTTCTGGCGCTGCCTGCCCAGCGATGCCATTTCCGAAGAGTATTCGATGCACGGACACCTCTATCCCTACGGATTCCTGGTGCCGGGATATGGCGGTAACGTCTACTCCACCATGTGGGCGGATGTCGGCATCCGCATCACCAACCTGGGTAACAACCAGCCATACACCAAGTTCTACCAGCAGCGCCCCATCGACACCTCCGTGCTGGACAAGGACGACCGCGGCTATGTGCTGGTCAAGGCCAAGAACCTCTCGGCGGTCCGTGTCGAACTGATCCGCATCAACCCCACCGACAACAGCAACATGGGTTACGAGGACAAGGCTGCCGGCGCCTATGACATGCAGACCTACCCCTTGGCCTACGTGATATTTTCCGGTCCCGGCACCAGTGGCTACTCGCCCAACGTTGGCGTCGACTCCACGGGCGATACCACGGGCTTCCCGGGTTACGCCTGGATCGGCTCGATCGGCCTGTACGGCAATATCAGCGTTCGCCGCACCGCCACCTGCTCGATCACCAACGTCACGCCGGTGGTTGTCTTCGCGCCGATACTGCTCGGCGAGCTGAACAGCGGCGGCAGCCGGACCCAGCCCTTCACCATCGAATCGAACTGCCAGGCCGGGGCGATCACCAATACCGCGGTAGCGGACAGCTCCTATGGCAAGTTCACCTACAACTCGACGGTTTATACCTGCAGTTCCGGCATGGCGTATTCCTGGCTGAACAGCAATACCGGCATGTGCCTGAGCAACTCCGGCACGGCGCTGGGCATCCTTCCCGCCAGTGCCAACTCCATCGCCCAGGCCCAGGCGCTGAACCTCAAGAGCGCGGGTGGCGGCCTGACCTACCTGCTCTCGGACAACTATGGATTGTCGTCGGACGTCGCCACCGGCGTCGGCATCCAGATCCTGCGCAAGAACGTGCCGATCAATCTGCTCAGCAGCAGCAACTCGGCCGCGGCGGCCACCGAGGTCGCCGCCAACAATGCGGGTTGGTACCGGCTGGTGGATTCGGGCACCTCGTCGCTGGGCGGCAACAAGTACAGCGAGGTCTTCCAGGCCACCCTGAAGAAACTGCCGGGCGTCACGGTCACGCCCGGGAAGATCAGCGCAACCGGGAGGGTTCTGATCCGTGTGCAGTAG
- a CDS encoding ABC transporter substrate-binding protein: MHKIPSSSFICALGCAFAFPAIADVTVVSHGGANKAAQTKAFYQPYMQQSGSRLIADEFNGEMAKVKVQVDTGSVSWDVVEMEMPELARACDEGLLQEIGEQPEIAKLAPELLDGAVQPCGVGFFVWSTVLAYNADKLKTAPTGWADFWDTQKFPGKRGLRKGAMYTLEFALMADGVAPKDVYTLLATKEGQDRAFRKLDQIKPSIQWWEAGAQPPQYLASGDVVMSSAYNGRIAAVQDESKLRVVWNGGIYDMDAFAIPKGAKNTEEGLRFIQYVLQTEQQKNYAQQIAYGPVNRAAVPLVDASRRANMPTDEANLAGQVAMNAAFWADHGEQLEQRFNAWAAKQ; the protein is encoded by the coding sequence ATGCACAAGATCCCGAGCTCTTCCTTCATCTGCGCACTGGGCTGCGCCTTTGCTTTCCCTGCCATCGCCGACGTCACCGTGGTGTCCCACGGCGGCGCCAACAAGGCCGCCCAGACCAAGGCTTTCTACCAGCCCTACATGCAGCAAAGCGGCAGTCGCCTGATCGCCGATGAATTCAACGGCGAGATGGCCAAGGTGAAGGTGCAGGTGGACACCGGCAGCGTCTCCTGGGACGTGGTGGAAATGGAGATGCCCGAACTGGCGCGGGCCTGCGACGAGGGGCTATTGCAGGAGATCGGCGAGCAACCGGAAATCGCCAAGCTCGCGCCCGAATTGCTGGACGGCGCGGTGCAGCCGTGCGGCGTCGGCTTCTTCGTCTGGTCCACGGTGCTGGCCTACAACGCCGACAAGCTGAAGACCGCACCGACCGGCTGGGCGGACTTCTGGGATACGCAGAAATTCCCCGGTAAGCGCGGGCTGCGCAAGGGCGCCATGTACACCCTGGAATTCGCCCTGATGGCCGACGGCGTCGCGCCCAAGGATGTCTACACCCTGCTCGCCACCAAGGAAGGCCAGGATCGTGCCTTCAGGAAGCTCGACCAGATCAAGCCGAGCATCCAGTGGTGGGAAGCGGGCGCGCAGCCGCCGCAGTACCTGGCCTCCGGCGACGTGGTGATGAGTTCGGCATACAACGGCCGCATCGCCGCCGTGCAGGACGAGAGCAAGCTGCGCGTGGTGTGGAACGGCGGTATCTACGACATGGATGCTTTCGCCATTCCCAAGGGCGCGAAGAATACCGAAGAGGGCCTGCGCTTCATCCAATACGTGCTGCAGACCGAACAGCAGAAGAACTATGCCCAGCAGATCGCCTACGGCCCGGTGAACCGCGCTGCCGTTCCGCTGGTGGATGCTTCGCGGCGCGCCAACATGCCCACCGACGAGGCCAACCTGGCCGGCCAGGTGGCCATGAACGCGGCGTTCTGGGCTGACCATGGCGAACAGCTGGAACAGCGCTTCAACGCGTGGGCCGCCAAGCAGTAA